The window actttaaatttaatgaagttagATAATGAAGGGTGTATCATGCAGTAACATCTAACCACAACCGCCGCACCAGTCACCGGATGACGAATTATGTTTAGGGTTAATTACTAATTATGAGATTCActaattaatgttgtttatatgaaattcattgttttatttcattggaCCAACCCAATTCGgctttttattcttgttttgcGATGGCAATAGTGacctaatatatgtatatttttatataacgaAACTAAATATTCAcgattttaaatttgttcacGGAtggttttcctttttttatcgatttgcgacttgtaaataaatttaatgaaaagctttgtgaaagttaaaaatatagtaatctTTTTAAGTCTTTACATaatactataatacatatattcacAATACATTTTAACGACTAGGTTAGGTTTTTATATAAACTATCTTACTTCATAATTTTGCTTTTCcgttaataatttgaaatatttcttacGTGAAAATATAAGTGAGTAAGCATTATCTCTTCATCTCGTTTTACTGAAATTTTATATGACTTTTATCTTCTGGATTATATCCgtcgctatttttttttatacagtcaTGCATAGTAGCGATACTTATCaacataattaattcataaactTATTTCAGTGTGAATGCTAACTGATACAGATTGACCCAAATACTCGAATTATGAACGCTCAGTTTAATCTCAATTATAATGGCCTAACACAAATGCGTTTGAAATTTTGACGTCGCGTATCTCGTATCGTTTTCAATACCATTATTCAGCTTTTAACTAAAAATTTTAGCAAACTCTATTAGcaattttaattgcaatattattattgatggcTTGTTGGATTTGTCTATAAAATCGCTTTTTATTTTGGGGATTATTCTGCAacattctgattttttttttgccgtaGGTCCATTCTGTTTCGTTTTTCCTCTTATATAGCTCGGTCCTTCAGTGGTGTGAGTTCCACGATCTTGGGCATGACCTGTCCTGTGGGGATGAGCAGTGGGTTGTACACGGTTGGTTTAGTGTTGGCCCCCACGCGGAGCATTCCCCGCTTCGCAGCCAGGATCAGCAGGAGAGTCACCGACAGAGAGAATGACAGGATCTGTGAATGATGGAGTCctttattagttttgttatgAAGGGGATCTTATATTCTACTTGTTTGTAGAAAAAACTGTTATAATTTAGGAACATTTGCTGTATACGGAAGTAGGAAATGATTTTCTCAATAGGGAAAAGACGTTCTTTGTATATTAATACCTCTGCttctatgatttttttatcgGTTTTCTTAGTCTCTACGAGATTTTTAGAAGCGATACTTAATAATTGAGTACGTTTTATAATATAGCTTGCAATTGCCCCGGGCCCATAAAAtttggataaaaactatcctatgtgttaatcctgtaAATAGTTATGGACTATGTCAGTTTCATCTAagtccgttcagtggtttatggatgaaagaggaacagatatgcatacatacaaacttttgcgtttataatataagtgtaATGAGTATGATCAAATTCGGGATTTAGATATCAAATGGAAAATAGCAGATGCGTATAAAGGTGTACAATGCTAGGTCATTAAAGCGAGGAACGGAAGATTAGATTCTGTAGGATGTCATCACTCATTAGTAACAATCAGGCAGTATTTACAAATAGAATAGGTCTGTCTGATTCGTAATGATGTCACGATATCATAGAAAAAAGTACAATTGAATTCATCTTTAAATGTTTTGCACGGTAAAGTAATGCGcatgaaataaaaagtgaatCAAGTAGCAAAATACGCTGATACATAGTCTTAGAAGAATTACTAGCCATAGGTAAATAACTGTACATGTCGATTAATCTAAAATTGTGATAATGTATCCAAAATCTGTTGATCTCGTCACAAAAGACAGCTTTCATACGCGTTTAATACAAACTAGACAACTTGATCGTCAGTTTGTCGAACAAGCAAAATTATAACGCGACAGCCATCGAACGACACctcattaaaattcaatacaCAACATCATAACCAATAAGTTTCCAACAAAGACAAGCGATTTATCGACAAATGTGTTAATAACAGCACTATACTCACAGCTGATATCCCGAATGTGGCGAACACCTCGTATGACAGAAACATTTTGTGAATAAACTTGTCAAAACACaacaaaactaagaaaaaaatgtaaacatttggtGCGCACGCGACTGCACGTTCACTGAGAACTGACTACTAAAAACTTCGACACATTCAAACACAGTGCGCAGGTGAGACAAACTGTGGTGAGATGTCCAATAAGAATGGCAGCACAGTGTCACACTGTGTGCGTTGTTGGAAAGCGCTCGCAGGCATGTCACGGCGCGGAGCGGCAACGTCGCACGTACACGTCATTTAGAACAGGTTGATAGCGCACGCGCTCACCTTGCCTTTTTATCTATGGTAACGTTACTTTTATATTTCCgatccattttttaatttattaaattaacaaattgcCTATTAACTTAATTGTTCTATTTTTgcatgcgttttttttttaattgaaaaaaactcATTACGTCGTTATGACGTcattctaatattatttgtaatcacagatatttaattattcatcgACTCttcttatacaaaaaataataacagtgtGTTAAATCTCAATGATTAGATATGAATCTAGTAACACTCCAGATAATCGAGGCTTGATTATCCTTGAAAGCGTTGAGAACTGATACAACTATTTACCTACCTATACGAGAGACTTTTACCTTACTAAGGATAAATTAAACACACATTTCATTTTGTAcgctatttattaaaaatataaaaaaatacgcttCAATTATAACATTTCGAATTTGTATACGTAAAAGTTATTCAAGTATTTAAGGAATTTAGCTCTTAAATCAATTGCTTGAGGTAGTAAATCGTATGTCTAAGGGGTTGCAGGCGGGGCAGGGGGTACGTAGCGACTGGCGTAGTAGAGCTTGGCGAGTCTGGCGGCCTCCGCGATGCCGTGCCAGGTCTCCTCGTTGATCTGGTCGACGTACTCCGGGGGGACTGCGAAGCCGTACTCGTAGCCGGGCAGCTCGAATGTGTACGACATCGGGACGCCAGCGACCTGCAAACACGGGTATAGTCATGTTAGAGATAAAGTCGTTTTAGTGTCATGTTCTTTCTTCcgattaagtttttttatcggTGGATTTGTAGTTTGCGCACCCAAGACACGTATCCATTATCTATTTGTAACCAATCGAGCGTTTACTTTGATCATAGCTAAGTACTTTTGGATCGAGCTCTCGTTTTAATAAGAGTTATACAATCCTGTTGTGATAATAActattaagaaaaaagtaaagcTTGTAACAATCCTCTTTGATCAACATCGGGTAATACCGATATAGGTATACGTTAATGACCCTGTCTCCTAGCCCGCAGACATCCTCATTATCTCGTCGATAACAGCTGGTCCTCCGCACCATTGCCTTGTTCCGGTCCGCTCCGGCCCGCTCCGGTCGGATCCGGCCCGTTCCGGGCTCACGCACCCGTTCCCGGGACGCTCCACTAGACTCTCCGCTACGTTTGTCTTAGAAAAACATCTGTATTTGAAATGTTTCGGATATTTCGGATGCTATTGTTAACGGAATTGTATCTCTCTTTTGTTTGgataatacctatattttttttggcagagGGATTACTACAAGGGGCGTTTGGAAGACTTCATGACTGTGCGTTCTACATTTGTGTCACTTCTGGCTACGAATCACAGTTCAGTGCTATGAAAAATTGTTAAGGATTCTCGAAAGTTCTTCCAGCTGTGAAAAACCCACAAACCGCTTGGAATGCCACGATTGTACTAATCGTGGCATTCCAAGCGGTTTGTGGGTTTGCAATATATTATCtacttcatttttataaaaactttatttctatataagttcaatattatattactttttacgTTTCCTTCCTGTTATTTTAGGTGCACATCTAAAAGAATTTCTTAGTGAGTTTCGTTCCCCAgccgacttatttattattcatcgcTACGGTTTTCCTTAACACTTAATTGAAGATATTCGAAATCAAAGAATTCCCATAAACATCGAGGATAGACAAAATATATCGTGTAGTTGACGACCATGTTAGCGTAAATACTTTTCGACTTAGATCTTATTACAAGTCATTAAAGTCTCGTTTCGCGATACTCGTCATTATGTGACTAAACGTACTTAGTTCGAATACATCACATTAGCATGGACCACTAGTATTCGAcggctattatataaatgttatCAGAAGCAGGATTAATTCTAACAGATTAGATTAATACTAGACGACGCGCGCTTCATGGCGGCGGCAAATGATGTCCCATTAATTAAACGTTGCTACTTgaaatatattgtataatagaatttatttcttttattattaagctATCAGAAATTATCTAGTGCCGATTGTCAAATGTCCATATCTTCaaactttacaaacaaaactaataacaatatttttaaatctatagcCTGTTATCTTTTATGCTTTACTGTGATTTTTAGTTTAATCCTTCTAACGACACCGTTATCATAACACCAAACTAACCTGTGCGTAATCGTCGGAGGCTCCCGAGGCCGCGTACAGAACGCTCGCACTGTTGCCCACCCGGTAGTACCCGGCCTTCGGCAGCTTCCTCGCATCTATTTGAGCTCCCATCGCCGCTCCAACCTGATGAATCTGAGCAGCATTCTCAGGCAAACTAGTATCCGCGTAACAGAACAGTATGTAGTTCCCAAAACTGTGATGATCCATGAATATCTGGATCCTCGGGACGTATTCTCTCAATATGTCCCTCACGTATCTGGTCTCCACTTCGGAGAACGCTTCGTGGCCCGGGTAGGTGTCAGCACAAGGGTTGGATGAAACTCCAAACTCGTTCCAGAGAACATCGAAGTTCCTGTTGCCGTCTACTCCGTAACAAGTATCGTTCACTGCGGGATAGTGGGATCTGGTCTTACGCCACATACGgttctgaaatattaaaacaggtTTTTAGAATCTCTTTAcagttgtttttgtattaaaataatattgttaaataaactgATTATACATTGTATGAATATTATGCGTCATTTGGGTGTTATCTTATCcgagtcatatttttttctttctaatttatgtttgtaatagATAAGTAGTGGCAGTGTTTAATTCAAGAACGTAAGATGTCTTGTCCCTTCTGAGTCTTaagttttgtgttattttatttacgtagctatcaaatattttagttaatgaTAGCCTGAAACAAGCGTTTCAATAAACCTAGTTCGGGTAATCCCCACATTAGATTTAGAACGTAACGTTCTCGCATGAATTAGACTAGactaagttttctttttcacgATTGTTATTATCAAGAATTTTCATTATAACACCAACTGAGccatttatttcattcattgcGATATacatattatcaatatttttattacaatttttcatttacggcagaggtcttgttgagaacttCAATATAACTATAGAAATACAGACTTGACTATTAGTGTTATAACGTAAAACCGCTCTCTTTTTACCGTTTGGGTTGGGAACCctgaaaattaatttcttaaagtTTTGACTCACATGAGTGTGAGTGTACTCGTAGCCATCAGGGTTGACGAGCGGCATGATGATCCAGTCCACATCGTCCCTCAGGTCGGCGTCCTCGTGGCGCAGGTTCTCCACCAGGCGGTAGATGCTGTACAGCGTCACCGGCGTCGTCACCCACTCGCGCGCGTGCAGCATCGCCGTCATGAAGATAATGGGCTTGCTTTGGTCTTCGAAGTTCGTTGTTGAAATCTATAAGCAAGGGAATTGGAATTCGTCGTCATATTGTGGAACTAAAATATGTCTTACAACTAATTCATGAACTTTTGAAGAGAACCTCTTCACTTTGACATCGGCAATATTTcactttacatttaaatattattggacAATTCATATTTAGTTCGATATTCTAGTGACGTAATAAACTGTAACATACCTTCAAGTACTTGATTGGCCGATTTTCGAAGCTCTGACCGGCGGTGACGAGGGTCACCAGGTCAGGGTAGCGCTCTGCTATTGTCTCCAGGTACCTATCGATCTGTaagacaaaagtaaaaaaaaaatactgggaTGAGGATAATGAGGACATCATTCTAAAATAGCCTGAAAAGATTTTTGAGACAGAAATGAACGTTGATAAATGCTTTTCCATATTGTATCTATTGATTAGAATTTGGAACACAAAAATACCTCGATGTGGATCGTTTAGTTTGTCTTAATTTTCTAATACCTTATCCCTGAATTACAATTTATCAGAAATAATGAAATCGTCTTAATATTCACATTGATGGAAAatgaatatcaaataataagCCAAGCACCGCAAAAGCTTTCGGCTATCAACTAACTAGATGCCCGCGATCCTAATTGTTTCATTTCAGCTAAACATAAACACTggatttgttataattattagtttgcCATCAATTAATCTTTATTGAAACCGAAACAATTATGCAAACAATACTAACGAAATTAATATCAACTAAACACGCTTGGTTATTTCACTGAAAATACTAATTTGAAGGTTATACTTTCAACAGATTTTAGAATCAATCAAATGTGGAGGCTTCATAACAGCTttaatactaatacataaaagagtacaattattttctacatGTCTCTAAAACcaagttattttttcttaaatgcaGTCAGTgaagtttattttcattaagtgTTTGTTCTCACCTCAGCATATCGCTGGTATCCCTGGAAAATCATTCTGTTACTTCTCGCAGACATCCATCTTTCGATTTCCTTGTCTTCTTCTTCAAGGGCCCTGTGAAAcatctgtatttaaaatatttcggaAATTTCGGATGCTAAATTGTTAACGGACTTGTATCTAACGGTCCTGTAAAACATTGAATGTAAACTTGCCCATATAATTCTCACATTTGTCATATTACcttcatcatcgtcatcatctcCAAATAATAAAGAGCTCCTAGCCTATTTACTGTTATcttatatctatatctatatactaatatataaagctgaagagtttgtttgtttgtttgaacgcgctaatctcaggaactactggtccaatttgaaaaattctttttgtgttgaatagaccattaatcgaggaaggctttagggtataaaccatcacgctgcgactaataggagcgaagatacaaaggaaaatgtgaaaaaatagggcaggtataaatcataacttatacgagtatcttctacccacggggacgaagtcgcgggcaacagctagtataagataTTTCTCGGTCTCATTCCGTTTTCTAAGTGGATGTTAACAAGTATAGAAGCAGCACGCGTAGGAAAATTATTTCCTTGTAGAATGTAGTAGGTACTTTGATCAAAGCATgaactgcttttttatttttttccatgttAGTTGTTGGAAGTCAAGAACATACATGGTTACTAATTATTAAGATatggcagaaaaaaaatacttctttctGTCACttgtttctaaaactacaatGCAGTTCTTACTCCTGTCCCCCATAGTTCTTAGTCAAGAGCATAAAATTGGATTTATTTGAAGATGAATTTACCAAGTTTTGAAGCTCAAGTAAGGATGAAAggatgcaataaataaatttctagttaaaaaataataaagaaatatgttcACTTACTTGGAAAGATCATTCAAATGCACATAATGTTCGATCCCCTTGGAGTCCAGTTCATCTAAGACCTCGATCCGGTTCTCTGGGGTCACCATGACCATGGCGTCCCTCTGGCCCGGCATGCCGTGCTGCCAGACGTCCACTCCCAGATCTACCTCGAGGTCATACAGCACCTTCTGGTCTGCTCTGTCTTTCAGCTTGATGACGTGGACGGAACTCCTGTAGAAAAATGAGTTATGTAGATATAGGAATTTTAATATACCGTGGAAGAtggtaaaatgtttattttcttgctAGAGTACTTATATAAAGCCAATAAACAGTAATTAGATTAATAGTTGAGAAAAAGAAACTAATGGAAATCccattttatgaataattcGATGAAAAGTAGTAATCCATTTGATAAAGTAGATGAGATTGGCGAGACTGAATAAATTTTGaccaagaaaatattaaaatttccgCTTTTATCTGCAGTGAAGCAAAAGGTGGCTATCTTGTAACGAAATCTGTGAGAGTCAGTTATTATTCGGACCGATGAGAAATTCTCTACTCGAAATAGTGGAATGGTCGCGACTCGTAGGTATAAAACATTGGAATTTCTGGAGTGATAAGAAAATGTCCCCAAACTCATACCCTGCATGTTGGTCATGTTTGCCGGCCGCCACGGCGCCGACCAGGGCGAGGAACAGCACACACTTCAGCGCCATCACACGTTCACATCCAGACAGTTAATACTATTACAATGACTATCTCTGCACCAATAAGATAAGATCCTAAGCGTTGCAGCGATTACGAGCACTATCTAAGGTTTTATTGATTTCCTTCAGCTATCTTATCGGTTTAGACTGTCGATGTTAATACAATCATATTAATTGAATATAGTTTTGCGGCCACGTGTCTTAAAATAGGCACTGGAATAatgaactaattaattttgtttcgataaAATAGATATCATTTAGAGCGGTTTTTTTATCCGATTTTTTATCTTTGAGCAAAAtatcattacataaatataagacCACTAGAGAAGCAGAACGTAGCTCTCAGTATATAAATCTGAAGGAGAGTTGAGGTAAGAAAAATCTGGAACAATATTACTTAGGAGGTTGTTAGGGAGTTTGGCTCGTTGAAACAATTCAGCTAAGTCCTATGTAGTACGTGTGCTGACCCGTCGAGAGCGAGGTGGGCGGACACACACGGACCTGCACGATAACGAAAACttgtatattgtttgtttttatcacGACTCACGCCATTAGGGGTTTATGGTCAATTAGATAGTGGTAACCGATAAGCAATGATATGTCCTAAACGTTTATTCGGTACAAATGTGTCAATTAAATGGTCGTTTTGTTCGGCATTGCTTTTTTTGCAGTtacgaagatatttttttcttctttttttttaaaagactccCTCATTGCGGGTTTGAATCAGCCTTGTATCGCAGGGGCGACctgaaacattcaagtcacatgcacaaaaaatgcttgtcttacacaggcatcgaaaccgcgacacgtagcgcacagtgggtttgtgATCACCTCATCTGTTATGCTATTCGGAGCAGTTTACTTGATTAATCCAATCGATTAGTGTTCCGTCAAAGTTAATAGTGAATAAGATACTAGTTGTCCGTTCACAGCGCCAGTGTGTccagtacagtcagcaacataAAGCAGCGTTATTGAACTCTGCTCCTTGGCCGGTCTACATAGATCGCGAGTATTTTTAACGTTATTAACTTGCGAACATCGCGACTCGCCTGTTATTGCAGCGGCCATTGTTACAAGTTACTGGCTCCACTCGACTTGCTGTATCCACTAGCGTCAGGTAAGCTGTATTAGTAGAACTAGTAAAGTGGATTGTTATTGCTTGGCATGAGTTAAAGTGTATGCATaacctttttgatttttgttggTTAATGTTTTGACTTGTTgtgaatatgatttttttaaggaaacttTTTGCAGTGACAGAAAATATGGAAGTAGATGTTTATGTTAACTTTTATGGTTACAGGAGTTTTCCGatttagaatatattattaattttcttgattCAGTTAGCCCTACAAATCATCATGCTTTATCTGATCATCTTTTAAGACATTTAGCTTTACTATAACCTTTCTTTCTGATCTTAAGGCATTAAGTTAAGCTATGAGTACCTTCTACTACCCCTCCTATGTTTTGCTACTCCATTTCTTTCTGCTACTGCACCTACTCCAGTTTAATGCCGATGTTGTAAaagaaaagtattatattttatttaactttaaccGCTAATGAAGGTTAAACctaaactaatataaaactGTGAGAATCCTGAAAACTATTTGAAAGCTTAAATTAAGACTGACCAGTCACTTAATTAACTAATACCTCACAATGGAACCTTCAATTCAAATGAACAATACTGTTAATGAAATCTCCATTAGTGTGAGTATTAGCGAGGTTCAAACAATACCGCGTAATAAGGGAGCCTTAACAAATAATTAGTTGTGACGTAAGCTTTGTTTCAGCGTCCGGCGAGATGGCCGCGCGCCCTCGTGCGGAGCGGCCAGCCTCACCGGTTGTAAAGGTTCTATTCATAATTATATGGAATTTGTATACAAGATAGGGAACTGCTTTGTGTTTTAACATTGCGAGtagtttgaatgcagttttttttacgattttcgAATTTTCTATTCACTCATTCTGTATCATTTGTCGATCTACAGCGGCGATTTATTAGAAATACAAGTATACTATATCTAGCTGTAGAACACACTGGATCTATTACCTCCCTGCCCGGCTAATATTTTTGTCGATTTATATGATTGAAACACGCcaatataattgaaaatgtgTCGAAAATATCCATGAACATTTGTTCCCCGGTAAAAGAACACGATATGAGCAATGAGTTAAACGGGAAACTTGTTCCGAAAGTGTTCGCAGCCATTTTGCGACAcaaatgaaaattcaatttaaattacaataggTCAGTGCCTCTAAATTGCGTGTGAATGCGTTTTAATAAAGGTTGATGCTCATCAGCGCGCCCGGCGAGATTAATTGCATCTAATATGCGCGCACAAATCAACGGCGGCATGTTTATTGCTTATTGGAGTTCTGTGGACTGTGGCCCATCACTATACAATACTAGATTGCTATGTATCTTCCCATTCCactgttttgttgtttgtttgtgcaCAAAGTATACAATGCGAGTACCCTTAGGGATGTTGGCAGGATCCGTACTTTTCTTTAACTTTGAGTAAACTCTTTTGACGCTAGTCTGAAATGTTTCATGTATGTTACACAAGTTGTTACAGTGTTCAAAgaatttaactattttatacatgaaaataactgaaactTTCATGCAACTCCTTTATAGataataaatgtaacaataaagCTTATACAACAAAAGTCAAGAAGGAAAATCCCCCCGAGAACCAATCCTGTATAAATGTTTCAGTATGATAATGTAGTTACAGAAGCCAATCCCAGCGAACCATTACTCATGCTTAATTAAGCTGCGAGAGAAAACTGTAATATTTCAATACGGAACGAAAACAATAGCCAACATATACGAAACAATTTATTGCATGAGAGCACATTAAACGTGAAACACTCGGATACACCGCAATCAGTGgccattcaaataaaatcaactcTGTCCCGCTCACCTACCCCACAATCCATCGCAGCACtccattatatttaaatactatctGTAATTATGTGATAAAATGTCGTAAAATTTTGGTTGATAACGATGTATCGAATTACCACTAGTTggattttcaattatttgtgtCGGAGTTCCGCTTAAAAATGGGGATATCATGAAATGTGCGATAGGTATTCAGTGTCAATTTACGATTCTAAAAGCATGATGCCAACAAAATGTTACTTCtctaatttgttttagttttaactaACAGTTCatgctatttaaaaatatattttgtatttaaaatagattagaatattctttattgtacaccatagaatCATGGTCAAAGGGGCGTTAATTTCTTCACGTAGGTAGTACTGAACAAAATTGTATCTTACAGATTAGGAATTCATCTGCATCACGGTATTACCCAGCGTTCTGAAGAAAGATCCTTTCAAATTAATTAGAGAACAGTCTTCTACGATACCAATAGTCTGGAACTGTGCTACCCCAAATATCCCAATACATTCGTGAAACTTAATTCTGTGCTCCATTTCGCCGCACGTAAATAACACTTGCCGGGTAGATGGCGCTCGTGTCGATTTTAGGCCGGCTTCACGTGAGATGTGTGGCCTGTTGGAGTATTACCGGTATACCTGGTGGTCGAAGCCACAGTCATTATATTCGGACAGTCCGTATGAATCCTGCATTTGACAGTTGCATTAATATCCGTACAGATATCAGTAACTGTCGGTATGCCTTTGATGGTTCGAACTGTGATTAAACATGGACTTGTTGATATTGCTAAGCCTAGGAATAATTCACTTTAGCTTTCAGTCTAATCTGTAGGTACCTAGCTTttatataagatttatttttctatttaacaatATCTTCTATCAAAATACTGTTTAATTGTTAGTCCAAATGGAGCAAAAAATACAACTATTCCTTTTGGCAGCGAGCTTATGTTTCTTGTTTCGACCCTCCTCGCTAATTATAAGG is drawn from Trichoplusia ni isolate ovarian cell line Hi5 chromosome 18, tn1, whole genome shotgun sequence and contains these coding sequences:
- the LOC113502843 gene encoding carboxypeptidase B-like — translated: MALKCVLFLALVGAVAAGKHDQHAGSSVHVIKLKDRADQKVLYDLEVDLGVDVWQHGMPGQRDAMVMVTPENRIEVLDELDSKGIEHYVHLNDLSKALEEEDKEIERWMSARSNRMIFQGYQRYAEIDRYLETIAERYPDLVTLVTAGQSFENRPIKYLKISTTNFEDQSKPIIFMTAMLHAREWVTTPVTLYSIYRLVENLRHEDADLRDDVDWIIMPLVNPDGYEYTHTHNRMWRKTRSHYPAVNDTCYGVDGNRNFDVLWNEFGVSSNPCADTYPGHEAFSEVETRYVRDILREYVPRIQIFMDHHSFGNYILFCYADTSLPENAAQIHQVGAAMGAQIDARKLPKAGYYRVGNSASVLYAASGASDDYAQVAGVPMSYTFELPGYEYGFAVPPEYVDQINEETWHGIAEAARLAKLYYASRYVPPAPPATP